GTAGGTCCAGAGATGGTTAAAGTCTTGAAAGCGCAGGTCTGTGTGGGTCCAGAGATGGTTAAAGTCCTGAAAGCGCAGGTCTGTGTAGGTCCAGAGATGGTTAAAGTCCCGAAAGCGCAGGTCTGTGTGGGTCCAGAGATGGTTAAAGTCCTGAAAGCGCAGGTCTGTGTAGGTCCAGAGATGGTTAAAGTCCTGAAAGCGCAGGTCTGTGTGGGTCCAGAGATGGTTAAAGTCCTGAAAGCGCAGGTCTGTGTAGGTCCAGAGATGGTTAAAGTCCTGAAAGCGCAGGTCTGTGTAGGTCCAGAGATGGTTAAAGTCCCGAAAGCGCAGGTCTGTGTAGGTCCAGAGATGGTTAAAGTCCTGAAAGCGCAGGTCTGTGTAGGTCCAGAGATGGTTAAAGTCCTGAAAGTGCAGGTCTGTGTGGGTCCAGAGATGGTTAAAGTCCTGAAAGCGCAGGTCTGTGTGGGTCCAGAGATGGGTTAAAGTCCTGAAAGCGCAGGTCTGTGTGGGTCCAGAGATGGTTAAAGTCCCGAAAGCGCAGGTCTGTGTGGGTCCAGAGATGGTTAAAGTCCCGAAAGCGCAGGTCTGTGTGGGTCCAGAGATGGTTAAAGTCCCGAAAGCGCAGGTCTGTGTAGGTCCAGAGATGGTTAAAGTCCTGAAAGCGCAGGTCTGTGTAGGTCCAGAGATGGTTAAAGTCCCGAAAGCGCAGGTCTGTGTAGGTCCAGAGATGGTTAAAGTCCTGAAAGCGCAGGTCTGTGTAGGTCCAGAGATGGTTAAAGTCCCGAAAGCGCAGGTCTGTGTAGGTCCAGAGATGGTTAAAGTCCTGAAAGCGCAGGTCTGTGTAGGTCCAGAGATGGTTAAAGTCCTGAAAGCAGGAAGGGGAGGTTCCACCGTCTCATTCAAGAGCTTCGACTGTTTGGAAGAGAAATTCCCAAGTTACTTTCGTCTGGACCGAAGCCAGTTCGATCACCTGCTCCAGATGGTTGGAGCCAGGATCGCCCGGATGGATACCAACTACCGGGAGTCCATCAGCCCAGTCGAACGCTTGGCGATTTGTCTCCGGAAGATACATTCTAGTACATTTTTAAATCCTTTGATACCATAATTGCTTGATATTTGATACATTGTTTTTTATGTgcaacatagctagctaaagggCTCTCTAGTTAATTGTCCCTATTTGACATCAGATGTACTTTTACAGAATGTTCATTAGGACTATAACTTTTTCCCAAAGTTGGTTTATAATCCTTTTTTTAATTATGCAATGTTACCAAATGAAGAGAAAGTTGAGGTGCCTTCtgccctgatgaaggtaggctagtcttcaccagttacaggccttctgccctgatgaaggtaggctagtcttcaccaGTTACAGGCTTTCtgccctgatgaaggtaggctagtcttcaccaGGACCCCTTGTTGTTGAAGACAGTTACAGTCATTCATTACGTTCTTATTGGACTCacatacactcttagagaaaaaggTTCCAAAATTGTCCTTCTgctttccccataggagaaccatttttggttccaggtataaccctttggggaaaatgttatacatggaacccaatagggttctacttggaaccaaaaggggttctacctggaaccaaaaggggttccacctggaaccaatagggttctacctggaacccaatagggttctacttggaaccaaaaggggttctacttggaaccaaaagggttctacctggaacccaatagggttctacttggaaccaaaaggggttctacttggaaccaaaaggggttctacctggaaccaaaagggttatacctggaaccaatagggttctacctggaaccaatagggttctacttggaaccaataGGGGTactgcctggaaccaaaaagggttctcctatggggacagccggagaACCCTTTTAAGTAGATAGTACAATTCTTTCTAAGAGTAGAGTTGGCCTGGGCTACAGTTTAATGATATAGTCATAGACTGAATTGTACTGTTTCATTCATTGTTAATGATGGTTGACGAGTATTACAATATAATTAGTAGAGCATAATAAACTGTAATTAGGTAGCTATATGAGTAGATAGAATATGTGGGTGGAATTCAAGTTACACACAATTTTGATCATTATTTTGAATTATATTCTAGATTCTTGGCGAAAGGAGACTCCTACAGGACCAACGGAATCAGCTTCCGAGTTGGACGGTCCACGATCCCCTCTGTGGCACAAGCCATTTGGGACTGTCTGGTTGGTGAATACATGCCTGTCCCCaaggaggaagactggagggccgtcgctgccgagttcctggagaggtggaatttccccaactgtcttggctccgtcgctgccgagttcctggagaggtggaatttccccaactgtcttgACTCCGTCGCTGCcgagttcctggagaggtggaatttccccaactgtcttggctccgtcgctgccgagttcctggagaggtggaatttccccaactgtcttggctccgtcgctgccgagttcctggagaggtggaatttccccaactgtcttggctccgtcgctgccgagttcctggagaggtggaatttccccaactgtcttggctccgtcgctgccgagttcctggagaggtggaatttccccaactgtcttggctccgtcgctgccgagttcctggagaggtggaatttccccaactgtcttggctccgtcgctgccgagttcctggagaggtggaatttccccaactgtcttggctccgtcgctgccgagttcctggagaggtggaatttccccaactgtcttggctccgtcgctgccgagttcctggagaggtggaatttccccaactgtcttggctccgtcgctgccgagttcctggagaggtggaatttccccaactgtcttggctccGTCGCTGCCAGGTATCAGAGTCAttacatcattccttcaccacaggtatcagagtcattacatcattccttcaccacaggtatcagagtcattacatcattccttcaccacaggtatcagagtcattacatcattccttcaccacaggtatcagGGTCATgacatcattccttcaccacaggtatcagagtcattacatcattccttcaccacaggtatcagagtcattacatcattccttcaccacaggtatcagtcattacatcattccttcaccacaggtatcagagtcattacatcattccttcaccacaggtatcagagtcattacatcattccttcaccacaggtatcagagtcattacatcattccttcaccacaggtatcagagtcattacatcattccttcaccacaggtatcagagtcattacatcattccttcaccacaggtatcagGGTCATgacatcattccttcaccacaggtatcagtcattacatcattccttcaccacaggtatcagagtcattacatcattccttcaccacaggtatcagacattacatcattccttcaccacaggtatcagagtcattacatcattccttcaccacaggtatcagacattacatcattccttcaccacaggtatcagagtcatgacatcattccttcaccacaggtatcagagtcattacatcattccttcaccacaggtatcagacattacatcattccttcaccacaggtatcagagtcattacatcattccttcaccacaggtatcagacattacatcattccttcaccacaggtatcagagtcattacatcattccttcaccacaggtatcagagtcattacatcattccttcaccacaggtatcagagtcattacatcattccttcaccacaggtatcagagtcattacatcattccttcaccacaggtatcagagtcattacatcattccttcaccacaggtatcagagtcattacatcattccttcaccacaggtatcagagtcattacatcattccttcaccacaggtatcagtcattacatcattccttcaccacaggtatcagagtcattacatcattccttcaccacaggtatcagagtcattacatcattccttcaccacaggtatcagtcattacatcattccttcaccacaggtatcagGGTCATgacatcattccttcaccacaggtatcagtcattacatcattccttcaccacaggtatcagagtcatgacatcattccttcaccacaggtatcagagtcattacatcattccttcaccacaggtatcagggtcattacatcattccttcaccacaggtatcagtcatgacatcattccttcaccacaggtatcagagtcatgacatcattccttcaccacaggtatcagagtcatgacatcattccttcaccacaggtatcagagtcattacatcattccttcaccacaggtatcagagtcattacatcattccttcaccacaggtatcagagtcattacatcattccttcaccacagg
This sequence is a window from Salmo trutta unplaced genomic scaffold, fSalTru1.1, whole genome shotgun sequence. Protein-coding genes within it:
- the LOC115190176 gene encoding uncharacterized protein LOC115190176 → MVLLWGKQKDNFGTFFSKSSKLLNETVEPPLPAFRTLTISGPTQTCAFGTLTISGPTQTCAFRTLTISGPTQTCAFGTLTISGPTQTCAFRTLTISGPTQTCAFGTLTISGPTQTCAFGTLTISGPTQTCAFGTLTISGPTQTCAFRTLTHLWTHTDLRFQDFNHLWTHTDLHFQDFNHLWTYTDLRFQDFNHLWTYTDLRFRDFNHLWTYTDLRFQDFNHLWTYTDLRFQDFNHLWTHTDLRFQDFNHLWTYTDLRFQDFNHLWTHTDLRFRDFNHLWTYTDLRFQDFNHLWTHTDLRFQDFNHLWTYTDLHFRRGWSRPNRAMKTTFLNVG